A genome region from Anastrepha obliqua isolate idAnaObli1 chromosome 4, idAnaObli1_1.0, whole genome shotgun sequence includes the following:
- the LOC129244315 gene encoding poly(A) polymerase type 3-like, translating to MISCRKPLADRSAFFSNSSSHSQNGVANSAKDWLRFADYNFKNGNSASHPEQQQRAKQIGLTTAISWDEPTIEELQRTEALRKALQPFKVFENQNELNRRVQILAKLNTLAKQWVKVASMAKNVPEAVAEKLGAKVYTFGSYRLGVHHKGADIDALFVAPRNIERTEFFTSFFELLKNQSEVTECRSVEEAFVPVIKMKFDGIEIDLVFARLSLKEIPDDLDLSDDYLLKNLDQFSVRSLNGCRVTDEILALVPNVENFRLTLRSIKLWAKKHGVYSNSLGYFGGVTWAMLVARTCQLYPNATPSTLIHKFFLILSLWKWPKPVLLKRPVDVDLRFPVWDPRVNGADRYHLMPIITPAYPQQNSTFNVSESTKKVLLNEFSRGKIIVEEIMNGRASWDRLFEAPSFFYKYRHFIAVLVTSQTSDDQLEWCGLVESRIRLLVCNLERTQHIALAHANPTCFDYKKGAAVTQNNSGSEEDKTQPNGNPSVCTAPFCSMWFIGLEFERTENLNVDLTQTIKYFVESVIMHAIKIQMLRDGMNIDAEYVKRKSLSQYLDTDLLKRERRSMEQESSFNNSISANCKRLLTDLSTQKEPASKRVRLSESTSSED from the exons ATGATTTCTTGCAGAAAACCATTGGCAGATAGAAg CGCTTTCTTCTCGAACTCAAGTTCGCATTCACAGAATGGCGTTGCCAACTCAGCAAAGGATTGGCTGCGCTTTGCagattataatttcaaaaacgGAAATAGTGCATCGCATCCGGAGCAGCAGCAGCGCGCCAAACAGATAGGCTTGACCACCGCCATCAGCTGGGATGAGCCTACTATTGAAGAACTGCAAAGAACAGAGGCATTACGCAAAGCATTACAGCCATTTAAGGTGTTTGAGAATCAAAATGAGCTTAATCGTCGTGTGCAGATTTTGGCTAAACTTAATACGCTTGCCAAACAATGGGTTAAAGTGGCATCAATGGCAAAGAATGTGCCCGAGGCAGTTGCCGAAAAGCTCGGTGCGAAAGTTTACACTTTCGGTTCATATCGTTTGGGTGTACATCATAAGGGCGCTGATATTGACGCACTCTTTGTCGCACCACGCAACATAGAACGCACTGAATTTTTTACGTCCTTTTTTGAGTTACTAAAAAACCAATCCGAAGTGACCGAATGTCGTTCAGTGGAAGAAGCCTTTGTGCCagtcataaaaatgaaatttgatggaattgaaattgatttggtaTTTGCGCGTCTATCACTAAAAGAGATACCCGATGATCTTGATCTAAGCGATGATTATCTACTTAAGAATTTGGATCAATTTTCGGTACGCAGTTTGAATGGTTGTCGTGTGACAGACGAAATATTGGCGCTAGTGCCGAATGTGGAGAATTTCCGATTAACGTTGCGCTCCATCAAATTGTGGGCGAAAA AACACGGAGTTTACTCCAATTCTTTGGGCTACTTTGGTGGTGTGACGTGGGCGATGTTAGTGGCGCGCACTTGCCAATTGTATCCAAATGCAACACCTTCTACTCtcatacacaaattttttttgatccTGTCTCTCTGGAAGTGGCCAAAACCCGTACTGCTTAAACGACCTGTCGATGTTGATTTGCGATTTCCG GTTTGGGATCCACGTGTTAACGGTGCGGATAGGTACCATCTAATGCCCATTATAACGCCGGCATATCCGCAGCAGAACTCGACCTTTAATGTGTCggaatcaacaaaaaaagttttgctgAATGAGTTCAGCAGAGGAAAGATTATCGTAGAAGAGATTATGAATGGTCGCGCTTCATGGGATCGACTCTTCGAAGCGCCTAGCTTCTTTTACAA ATACCGCCACTTTATAGCGGTTTTGGTTACATCGCAAACCAGTGATGATCAGTTGGAGTGGTGTGGCTTAGTCGAATCAAGGATTCGTCTATTGGTATGTAATCTAGAGCGCACTCAGCATATTGCATTGGCGCATGCAAATCCTACATGTTTTGATTATAAGAAAGGCGCTGCCGTCACACAAAATAACAGCGGAAGTGAGGAGGATAAAACACAGCCCAACGGCAATCCATCAGTTTGTACAGCGCCATTCTGTTCGATGTGGTTCATCGGCTTAGAATTCGAACGTACAGAGAACTTGAATGTGGACCTTACacaaacaattaaatatttcgTCGAAAGTGTTATAATGCATGCG ataaaaatacaaatgctCAGAGATGGTATGAATATCGATGCGGAATACGTGAAGCGTAAATCGCTTTCGCAGTATTTGGATACGGATTTGTTGAAACGTGAACGCAGGTCCATGGAACAAGAAAGTAGTTTCAATAACTCCATTTCAGCCAATTGTAAACGATTGTTGACGGATTTGTCAACACAGAAAGAGCCTGCGTCTAAAAGGGTGCGCTTGAGTGAATCGACGAGTTCGGAAGATTAA